In a single window of the Desulfuromonadaceae bacterium genome:
- a CDS encoding trimeric intracellular cation channel family protein, translating to MTLLYLLDLLGTAAFAASGAWAGVRRDMDVFGVLLLGMVTATGGGTLRDLLIGDTPPFIFHNETYLYLSLVVSLAVFLFHGKMAFIAQPLLYFDAIGLGTFVVIGTNKALAFNLGLLGVVMMGVITATAGGMVRDMLSNEVPLVLRNEVYASACLAGGALFYLLRHTPLPEELTLLITALTVIVIRLLAIRYNWSLPHASSK from the coding sequence ATGACCTTACTCTATTTGCTTGATCTCCTCGGCACTGCCGCCTTCGCCGCTTCCGGTGCCTGGGCCGGGGTACGCCGGGACATGGACGTCTTCGGCGTCCTCCTCCTCGGCATGGTCACCGCCACTGGCGGCGGCACCCTGCGCGATCTGCTCATTGGTGACACACCTCCCTTTATCTTCCATAATGAAACCTACCTTTACCTGTCTCTTGTCGTCTCCCTCGCCGTTTTTCTATTTCATGGCAAAATGGCATTCATTGCCCAGCCCTTGCTGTATTTTGACGCCATCGGTCTCGGCACCTTTGTGGTCATCGGGACAAACAAGGCTCTCGCCTTCAATCTTGGCTTGCTCGGCGTTGTCATGATGGGGGTGATCACCGCCACGGCTGGCGGCATGGTTCGCGATATGCTCTCTAACGAAGTCCCGCTGGTGCTGCGTAACGAAGTTTATGCCTCGGCATGTCTGGCCGGGGGAGCACTCTTTTATCTGTTACGCCATACCCCCCTGCCAGAGGAGCTGACGCTGCTGATCACGGCTTTGACCGTAATCGTCATCCGCTTGCTCGCAATTCGCTACAACTGGTCACTGCCGCACGCGAGCAGTAAATAG
- a CDS encoding Bro-N domain-containing protein — MWDDATEEWYFSIVDVVAVLTDSVNPTAYWRKLKERLKKEGNQTVTDCHAFKMQAADGKMRKTDCAHTEQLFRLIQSIPSPKAEPFKLWMAQVASERIDQIQDPELSIEQAMKDYKRLGYSDNWINQRLKSIEIRKELTDEWKKHGLEEGVQFATLTDIIYQTWADKTAREYKKFKGLKKENLRDNMTNKELVLNMLAEISTKEISEVTDPDSFQAHKKVARQGGEVARNARLELESKTLKKVVSPLNAKDASMLHLPDHSQEDIHE, encoded by the coding sequence TTGTGGGATGATGCAACGGAAGAGTGGTATTTTTCCATCGTTGACGTGGTTGCCGTATTGACGGACAGCGTGAACCCGACAGCGTATTGGCGCAAACTCAAAGAACGCCTGAAAAAAGAGGGAAATCAAACCGTGACAGATTGTCACGCTTTCAAAATGCAGGCGGCTGACGGCAAAATGCGAAAAACCGATTGTGCCCATACCGAACAGCTTTTTCGCCTGATCCAATCCATTCCTTCACCTAAAGCTGAGCCGTTCAAACTGTGGATGGCACAGGTCGCCAGCGAACGCATCGACCAGATTCAGGATCCTGAACTCTCGATTGAACAGGCGATGAAAGACTACAAGCGCCTGGGTTATTCGGACAACTGGATCAACCAGCGATTAAAATCCATTGAAATCCGTAAAGAACTCACTGATGAATGGAAAAAGCACGGCCTGGAGGAAGGCGTACAGTTTGCCACACTCACCGACATCATTTATCAAACCTGGGCGGACAAGACGGCCAGAGAGTACAAAAAATTCAAGGGATTAAAAAAGGAAAACCTGCGCGACAACATGACCAACAAAGAGCTGGTGCTGAACATGCTCGCTGAAATCTCCACCAAGGAAATTTCCGAAGTGACCGATCCTGATTCATTTCAAGCGCACAAAAAGGTGGCACGGCAAGGCGGCGAGGTGGCCCGAAACGCACGCTTGGAGCTGGAGTCCAAAACCTTGAAAAAGGTGGTTTCTCCCCTGAATGCCAAAGATGCAAGCATGCTGCATCTGCCTGATCACAGTCAGGAGGATATCCATGAATAA
- the rlmD gene encoding 23S rRNA (uracil(1939)-C(5))-methyltransferase RlmD → MKPPKKSIKPAPDTVPRPPRKSVDTVEFTIDRLNVEGIGVARDGHREVLIAGALPGERVLVHIVHRGQRRIIADLRRILTPSRERIPSPCKVARKCLGCPLIALHSRAQRRFKFDRVRNALIAMPTLESISVQPVLDAPAALGYRTQAKLAIGGNRRDVRIGLYRRGSHDIVDIDNCPLHHPLINRIVAVVREEIIKQKVLVYDPRRKRGLLRYVAIRVSPTNNKALVTFVTTERNYNEMTALAKWLKRKIPEVVGVHENVNMSDGNVIFGRVTFKLLGVDDLFDRVGAVQLSLSPTAFFQVNHDQATHLYQLVQKWAEPTASDTVLDLYCGIGGIALHLAAVAGQVIGIESNEEAILNARRNAVLNNLKNCVFYAGMAEDLLEEMAAELPLRPIVVVNPPRSGCAESVLQAIISLRPKKLIYVSCNPDTLAHDLDILVKAGLKPITAQPVDMFPQTPHVETVVLLAGA, encoded by the coding sequence ATGAAACCACCCAAAAAGAGCATCAAACCTGCACCCGATACCGTCCCCCGCCCCCCGCGCAAGTCGGTCGATACGGTTGAGTTCACGATCGACAGACTGAATGTCGAGGGGATCGGCGTCGCGCGCGACGGACACCGCGAGGTATTGATCGCCGGTGCACTGCCGGGCGAAAGGGTGCTGGTGCACATTGTCCATCGCGGTCAACGTCGGATCATCGCCGACCTGCGGCGCATCCTCACTCCCAGTCGCGAACGCATCCCCTCGCCGTGCAAGGTTGCACGCAAGTGTCTCGGTTGTCCGCTGATCGCGCTCCACAGTCGGGCGCAGCGCCGCTTTAAATTCGATCGCGTCCGCAACGCCCTGATCGCCATGCCAACGCTGGAGTCTATCTCGGTACAGCCCGTACTGGATGCCCCCGCAGCGCTCGGCTACCGCACCCAGGCCAAACTGGCGATCGGTGGTAACCGGCGTGACGTGCGCATTGGTCTGTACCGGCGCGGCAGCCACGATATTGTCGATATCGACAACTGCCCCCTCCATCATCCACTGATCAACCGGATCGTCGCCGTGGTGCGCGAAGAAATCATCAAACAAAAAGTTCTTGTCTACGATCCCCGCCGCAAACGCGGGTTGCTGCGTTATGTGGCGATTCGGGTCAGTCCGACCAACAACAAGGCGCTGGTGACCTTCGTCACCACCGAGCGCAACTATAACGAAATGACCGCGCTGGCCAAGTGGCTCAAGCGCAAAATCCCTGAAGTTGTCGGCGTCCACGAAAATGTCAATATGTCAGACGGCAATGTCATTTTTGGCCGCGTAACGTTCAAACTTTTAGGCGTTGATGATCTTTTTGACCGGGTCGGTGCTGTTCAGTTGAGTCTTTCCCCGACCGCCTTCTTTCAGGTGAATCACGATCAGGCGACCCATCTTTACCAGCTGGTGCAAAAATGGGCCGAACCCACTGCGAGCGATACCGTCCTCGACCTTTACTGCGGCATCGGCGGCATCGCCCTGCATCTCGCTGCCGTTGCCGGACAGGTGATCGGCATTGAAAGTAACGAGGAAGCAATTCTCAACGCGCGCCGCAATGCCGTATTGAATAATCTGAAAAATTGTGTTTTTTATGCCGGAATGGCTGAAGATCTACTCGAGGAGATGGCCGCAGAGCTGCCACTGCGACCGATTGTCGTTGTGAACCCGCCCCGTAGCGGGTGCGCTGAAAGTGTTCTGCAAGCCATCATCTCGCTGCGGCCGAAAAAACTGATCTACGTTTCCTGCAACCCCGATACACTGGCCCACGATCTCGATATCCTGGTCAAAGCCGGTCTCAAGCCGATCACTGCCCAACCGGTCGACATGTTTCCGCAGACCCCGCACGTGGAAACGGTCGTCCTGCTTGCAGGCGCCTGA
- the ispE gene encoding 4-(cytidine 5'-diphospho)-2-C-methyl-D-erythritol kinase produces MTQTILKLQAPAKINLCLHVLGKRPDGYHELAMLMQRVSLYDEITLELTAEPGVNVVCDGLVLAAGEENIAARAAQQLLEINDHSGGIRIVIDKHIPVAAGLGGGSSDAATVLTGLNQLLGLGLSRAELMRIGVKLGADVPFFIFGKTAWATGIGDRLQAVAGLPDVCYLLVNPKVAVATKWVYENLVLTSKNDAARLPRFSGQAAKLIALLHNDLEAATLPKFPQVQIVKDRLLAAGAQGVLMSGSGATVFGVYPSRSAADAAAEELRSATDWRVFSVQPI; encoded by the coding sequence ATGACTCAAACCATCCTCAAGCTGCAAGCTCCGGCCAAGATCAATCTCTGTCTGCACGTGCTGGGCAAGCGCCCGGACGGTTACCACGAGCTGGCGATGTTGATGCAGCGGGTTTCGCTCTATGACGAAATTACCCTGGAGCTGACAGCAGAGCCGGGCGTTAATGTGGTTTGCGACGGTTTGGTGCTGGCTGCCGGGGAAGAAAATATCGCGGCCCGGGCAGCGCAACAACTGCTGGAAATAAATGATCACTCTGGCGGGATAAGGATCGTTATCGACAAACACATTCCCGTCGCTGCCGGACTCGGTGGCGGGTCGTCCGATGCCGCAACAGTTTTGACCGGTCTCAACCAGCTGCTGGGGCTGGGACTGTCACGCGCCGAATTAATGCGGATCGGGGTGAAGCTGGGGGCCGATGTGCCGTTCTTTATTTTCGGGAAAACGGCCTGGGCGACAGGGATTGGCGACCGGTTACAAGCGGTTGCGGGGCTGCCTGATGTCTGCTATCTGTTGGTCAATCCAAAGGTCGCGGTGGCGACGAAGTGGGTCTATGAAAATTTGGTATTGACATCGAAAAATGATGCGGCTAGACTGCCGAGGTTTTCTGGACAGGCTGCCAAGTTGATCGCTCTGCTGCACAATGATCTCGAAGCCGCAACGCTCCCGAAATTCCCGCAGGTGCAAATTGTAAAAGATCGATTGCTTGCCGCTGGTGCTCAGGGAGTGCTGATGTCGGGGAGCGGCGCGACGGTTTTCGGAGTTTATCCTTCTCGCAGCGCGGCTGATGCTGCGGCCGAGGAGTTACGGAGCGCGACCGACTGGCGAGTTTTCTCAGTTCAGCCAATCTGA
- a CDS encoding virulence RhuM family protein: protein MSDVIIYTTEDGTTKIDLRLENGTVWLSQLEIAELFQTTKQNISKHVQAIFDDQELNEKATVNQQLTVQKEGEREVSRTIALYNLDVILAVGYRVRSVRGVQFRRYASTVLKEYLEKGFSLNDERLKNLGGGNYWKELLGRIRDIRSSEKVMYRQVLDLYATATDYTPDSEQSLTFFKIVQNKLHYAAHGHTAREVIYLRVDSDKPFAGLSSFKGSQPTQVEAMIAKNYLSEQELRVLNNLVSAYFDLAELNAIEEREMRMADYVRELDNILNSTGRKVLDNAGNISHSQAANKAKLEYQKYKAKTLDNVEKDYLKTIASLEKQARKESRKKGGDA, encoded by the coding sequence ATGAGCGATGTCATTATTTACACCACCGAAGACGGCACGACCAAAATTGATTTACGCCTGGAAAACGGCACGGTTTGGTTGTCTCAATTAGAAATTGCAGAGCTTTTTCAAACTACCAAACAAAATATCAGCAAGCACGTTCAGGCCATTTTTGACGACCAGGAGCTGAACGAAAAAGCAACTGTCAACCAGCAGTTGACAGTTCAAAAAGAAGGCGAGCGCGAGGTTTCACGCACGATTGCACTCTATAACCTCGATGTGATTCTGGCAGTCGGTTATCGTGTACGTTCGGTGCGTGGCGTGCAATTCAGGCGCTATGCGTCCACTGTTTTGAAGGAATACCTGGAAAAAGGTTTTTCCTTGAATGACGAGCGCCTGAAAAACCTCGGTGGTGGAAATTACTGGAAAGAATTGCTGGGTCGCATTCGCGATATTCGCTCCAGTGAAAAAGTGATGTACCGTCAAGTGCTCGACCTCTACGCCACCGCAACAGACTACACCCCCGATAGCGAGCAAAGCCTCACGTTTTTTAAAATCGTACAAAACAAACTGCACTATGCCGCTCACGGCCATACCGCCAGAGAAGTCATCTACCTGCGCGTGGATAGCGATAAACCCTTTGCGGGCTTAAGCAGTTTCAAAGGCAGCCAGCCCACACAGGTCGAAGCCATGATTGCCAAAAACTACCTCAGCGAGCAGGAATTGCGGGTGCTCAACAACCTGGTTTCTGCGTATTTTGATCTGGCTGAATTGAACGCCATTGAAGAGCGAGAAATGCGTATGGCCGATTATGTTCGCGAGCTGGACAACATCCTGAACTCCACCGGGCGCAAGGTACTGGACAATGCCGGCAACATCTCGCATTCCCAAGCAGCAAACAAAGCCAAGCTGGAATACCAGAAATACAAAGCCAAAACACTGGACAATGTGGAAAAAGACTACCTGAAAACCATTGCTTCACTGGAAAAACAGGCAAGAAAAGAGAGCCGTAAAAAAGGCGGTGACGCATGA
- a CDS encoding type I restriction-modification system subunit M → MAFVDSIVFVNCLPVKMYQNRNNTMTSTQQRAALQRQIWSIANDVRGSVDGWDFKQYVLGTLFYRFISENFASYIEADDDSINYAALADNVITPEIKDDAIKTKGYFIYPSQLFANIAKDANTNESLNTDLAAIFAAIESSANGYPSEPDIKGLFADFDTTSNRLGNTVKDKNTRLAAVLKGVAGLDFGDFEGNHIDLFGDAYEFLISNYAANAGKSGGEFFTPQHVSRLIAQLAMHKQKSVNKIYDPACGSGSLLLQAKKHFDAHIIEDGFWGQEINHTTYNLARMNMFLHNINYDKFNIQLGDTLRDPHFGDDKPFDAIVSNPPYSVKWIGADDPTLINDDRFAPAGVLAPKSKADFAFVLHALSYLSSKGRAAIVCFPGIFYRGGAEAKIRQYLVDNNYVETVISLAPNLFFGTTIAVTILVLSKHKTDTNTQFIDASGLFKKETNTNILTDSHIEQIMQAFDSKANVDHLAKSVPFEQVAANDYNLSVSSYVEAKDNREIVDISQLNAELKTTVARIDKLRVEIDAIVAEIEDEGA, encoded by the coding sequence GTGGCATTTGTAGATTCAATAGTTTTTGTGAACTGCTTACCAGTCAAAATGTATCAAAACAGGAATAACACCATGACAAGTACCCAACAACGCGCCGCCCTGCAACGCCAAATCTGGTCAATCGCCAACGATGTACGAGGCTCAGTGGATGGCTGGGATTTTAAACAGTATGTACTCGGCACCTTGTTTTATCGCTTTATCAGTGAAAACTTTGCCAGCTATATTGAGGCCGATGACGACAGCATCAATTATGCGGCGCTTGCCGACAACGTTATCACCCCGGAGATCAAAGACGATGCCATTAAAACCAAGGGCTACTTCATCTACCCCAGCCAATTGTTTGCTAATATCGCCAAAGATGCCAACACCAACGAGAGCCTGAATACGGATCTCGCCGCCATCTTTGCTGCGATTGAATCTTCCGCCAATGGCTACCCCTCTGAACCGGACATCAAAGGCCTGTTTGCCGATTTTGATACCACCAGCAACCGCCTGGGCAATACGGTGAAAGACAAGAACACACGTTTGGCGGCTGTGCTCAAAGGCGTGGCTGGGCTCGATTTTGGTGATTTTGAAGGCAACCATATCGACCTGTTCGGTGATGCCTATGAGTTTCTCATCTCCAACTACGCCGCCAATGCCGGTAAATCGGGTGGTGAGTTTTTCACTCCGCAACACGTCTCCAGGCTGATTGCGCAGCTCGCCATGCACAAACAGAAAAGCGTCAATAAAATCTATGACCCGGCCTGTGGTTCCGGTTCGTTGCTGCTGCAAGCCAAAAAACATTTTGACGCCCACATCATTGAAGACGGTTTTTGGGGGCAGGAGATCAACCACACCACTTACAACCTGGCGCGGATGAACATGTTTTTGCACAACATCAACTACGATAAGTTCAATATCCAGTTGGGTGATACACTGCGAGATCCGCATTTTGGCGACGACAAACCCTTCGACGCCATCGTCTCCAATCCGCCTTATTCGGTGAAATGGATCGGCGCAGACGACCCCACCCTGATTAATGATGATCGCTTTGCCCCAGCCGGAGTGCTCGCGCCCAAGTCAAAAGCTGACTTTGCCTTTGTACTACATGCTTTAAGTTATTTATCCAGCAAAGGCCGAGCAGCCATTGTCTGCTTTCCCGGTATTTTTTACCGTGGCGGTGCTGAAGCCAAAATCCGTCAATATCTGGTGGATAACAACTATGTCGAAACCGTGATCTCCCTCGCGCCCAACCTGTTTTTTGGCACCACCATCGCGGTGACTATTCTGGTGCTCTCCAAACACAAAACCGATACCAACACCCAGTTTATTGATGCCAGCGGCCTGTTTAAAAAAGAGACCAATACCAACATCCTCACAGATAGCCACATCGAACAGATCATGCAGGCGTTCGACAGCAAAGCCAATGTCGATCACCTCGCCAAATCCGTACCCTTTGAGCAGGTCGCCGCCAACGACTACAACCTGTCGGTGAGCAGCTACGTCGAAGCCAAAGACAATCGCGAAATAGTGGATATTTCCCAGCTCAATGCCGAACTGAAAACCACCGTCGCCAGGATCGACAAACTTCGCGTGGAGATTGATGCCATCGTGGCGGAGATTGAAGACGAGGGGGCTTAA
- the yedF gene encoding sulfurtransferase-like selenium metabolism protein YedF, giving the protein MKTLDCRNWQCPTPVIETRKQLLAEPGNSLTVLVADASARENVSRLAQSLGYEVATDETNGSYTLHLTFSGSHAVATATTAAPGKTVLFVTGETLGSGSDELGHILLKNFLMTLIDATTHPDTILFVNGGVKLTVTGSDLLSTLNTLSSNGVDIASCGLCLEFYGIKDQLAVGRIGNLLETVETLHQAGRVIRL; this is encoded by the coding sequence ATGAAAACCCTCGACTGTCGCAACTGGCAATGCCCCACCCCGGTGATCGAAACCCGCAAGCAGCTACTGGCTGAACCGGGGAACAGTCTGACTGTCCTGGTCGCCGATGCGTCGGCACGTGAGAATGTCAGTCGCCTCGCACAAAGCCTTGGTTACGAGGTTGCAACGGACGAGACAAACGGCAGCTACACCCTCCATTTAACCTTTTCCGGCAGCCACGCCGTCGCCACCGCAACCACCGCCGCGCCGGGCAAAACCGTTCTTTTCGTTACCGGCGAAACCCTCGGCAGCGGCAGTGATGAACTCGGTCACATTCTGCTGAAAAATTTTCTGATGACCCTGATTGATGCCACAACGCATCCGGACACCATCCTGTTCGTCAATGGCGGAGTCAAGCTCACCGTCACCGGTTCCGATCTACTGTCGACACTCAACACCCTGTCCAGCAACGGGGTCGATATCGCCTCTTGTGGTCTCTGTCTGGAATTTTACGGCATCAAGGACCAACTGGCTGTCGGCCGGATCGGCAACCTGCTCGAAACCGTTGAAACTTTGCATCAGGCGGGACGGGTGATCCGGCTTTAA